Genomic DNA from Anguilla anguilla isolate fAngAng1 chromosome 17, fAngAng1.pri, whole genome shotgun sequence:
GGCCGGCTGGCATCGCGCAgggcttctctcctctctcttttgcgCCCGCTGATTCGAGCGCTCACCCGCGAAACTTCGCTCTCTCGTCCCGCCCGGTCCCGGTCTCTCGGCTCCGCTCCCGAACCGAACCCCCAACGCAGGACGCGCCGCACCAGGACGTCGCCCCGCTGGCTGGTGGATCTCGCCGTGTCGCTCGTGAGGTAAATTGGCTTGCATCTTTTCAGCAGTCGCTAGCTCCCCATGTTGGTCTTCAAATAGACTGCCAAAGGAAACTGTGAAGTTCCCAGCTGACAGGGAAGGCAAAATATTGCGTCTGTCTTAGTTGACATGGAGggaattattcatttgttttccatGACTATCAGGTGTGGAAAGCGAGGGCCTATTTCTAGCTATTAGGTTTACACGCCAAATTAACATTGTTGGATTGGCTGTTTAATGGCAGTGCCAAGTGCTTCTTCTGTCATACTGAAGCGCGCAGAATACATCCTTCGCCATCATTTTGGGCACCAGTTCCCGAAACTAGGACAGTCGTGATATTTAAAGTTTGACATTGTGTGAGACTTTGAGAAAATGGGGAAAAGCGTCCGTAGGTCCGTGAGGGGAATTGTCCGCAATGCCGGACAGTGGACATGGTCCAGTAATGGCGCTCAGTCTTGCTCGTTTCTGGATCCTCCTCCGTAACTCGGGCACCAACAACAATTGTAGCTGTGGCGTCGTTTGGGGTTTGATTTTGAGATGCGGGTCTGTTAAGCCCACACTGCGCCGCTCCAATAATGGCCCCTTGTGTTCAGAGGCCGctcgtggtttttttttttctgagatggTCCCCTCGCTCGGCCGGGCGCTGCCCGACTCCCACTGCCCCGTGAAAAGGGACCATTCTCTCCTCTTCGCTTGTTGACCGCACGCCGAGCAACGCTGATTTTACAGCCCTGAATCTCCACGCCGAGGCCAGGAAGAGATATGTTCAGACGTGATGCGTCCATTTTATTTCGTTTCTGGAAACCGCTAAAGCAGTATAGCTGATGTGGTGGGTTGACGGAAATGGGAGACATTAGAAGGGCCTTCTTTGATACTAATGGTACATTTACAAAACGGCGCCGATGAACTCTCTGTTGATTAGAGAGTTCAGCTGTACCGTCTCTTTGAACTTATTTTGTCAGAacataagcattttttttattttttatattcctatattttaccattacattacataacaggcatttaaaatatgctcttatccagagcgacttacacgactttttacatagcatttacattagcAAACATTACCAAACAGGAACTtatatgtactgtgtatgtatgatCTGGTTTTGTGTGCATCTAACGTTGTTTTCATATGCTATCACAATGTGGGAAAAGAACTAAAACATATTTCTAACCAGTTCTGCAGATGTGATTATTGtcctgtgtgtggtagagttCTGAGCTCGTAGTAAACAGATTCAGGGTGTGATTGAAGGTCACGGTTGTAATCGTGCTTTTGTTTCTtctaacccaacccccccctccccctcctccagttGTTTCCTTCATCACTGTGAGCtgtgagaaagaggaggaagacagaCAAGAccttataataatataataaagtaTTATGTATAATagtatatgtaatatataatataattattatcaCAATACGACCTTACAATAAGACCTTGAAGTCTTATTGGCTGTGCTCTACGGTCTACTCTTTTCTTGTAGCCTCTTGTCCCCtgagaggggaacagagaacgagagagtgagacaaagagtgagagaaagctGGGCGGAGTTAGTTGACTGAGGAAGCAGCGAGAGGCTAACAGCCCAGCCCGTGTAAGTGTTGGAAACAGAAGCGGATCCGGCGCACCCCCTGCTCCGTCATGGCCTCCACGGGCCTGCAGCTCCTGGGCCTGGTCCTGGCCCTGCTGGGCTGGGTGGGCGGGACCCTGGTGTGCGCCGCCCCCCTGTGGCGGGTCACCGCCTTCATCGGCAACAACATCGTGACGGCGCAGATCATCTGGGAGGGCCTGTGGATGAGCTGCATCGTCCAGAGCACGGGGCAGATCCAGTGCAAGGTGTACGACAGCCTGCTGGCGCTGCCCAGCGACATGCAGGCGGCCCGCGGGCTGTCCATGCTGTCCGTGCTGCTGAGCGGCCTGGCCTTCGCCCTGGGCGTGCTGGGCGTCAAGTGCACCAAGTGCCTGGGCCGGCAGCACCTGAAGGCGCGCATCAGCCGGGTCTCCGGCATCATCTTCGTCCTGGCGGGGTTCCTCTACCTCGTGCCCGTCTGCTGGACCGCCCACTCCATCATCCGGGATTTCTACGACCCCCACGTGGCCGCCCCGCACAAGCGGGAGCTGGGCCCCGCCCTCTACCTGGGCTGGGGGGCATCGGGGCTCctgctggtgggcggggccctgcTCTACTCCGGGTCCAGCCCACCGGGGGCGCCCTCCTCGCCCACCTTCAGCGGAAGCAGCGAGGACAGCCCCCGCCGGGTGCCTGGCGGGGCCGGCCAGGTGAAGGGGTACGTgtaaacaccaccccccccgcccccgcccactGCTTGTCACTGCACATCTCCCAAtgtcaatcccccccccccaccccccccacctgaaACCCTGACACACCTGGGCCTTGAGagcaccacccaccccccatcccacccaccCAGTTCTCTCACTGTCAGCctcataaataatttcattttccctGTATATCATTGTCTGtagtgtttatgtttttctgaGAAGAGGGTGTGAAGAGAAATgtgaactttttattttattttgttttgtttttattccacaTCTGATCTCATTTGATAACCCCCTTtcactgcgtgtgtgtatttttttctctctgtaaaaaaaaaaccacaaatacaataaatccTTTTTGGTCTTTCAGCATGTTTGCTTAAACATTTGTTTGTATGTCTAGCGAGTCTGGCTAAGAAACAGTCATTTCCCAGTGTTGAAATCATAAGAACAATTTATCGCAATATGCAGCTGTGCAAACATACTGGACTTTATTTAGGTGTTGGGTACAGTAACAAGTGCAGGGTGTGAGCTTGGGCGGCATTATCGCAGATTAGGTCCTGATATTGAATTGATATTGTAGCCTGATGAATGGATCATGTAAGCCTTTGTTATGGGTTGTGTATTGGTATGGAGTGGATGATGTAAGCTATATACTGGAATGGATTGTGGATGGCTGAACGAAGATTGATAGTGGAGAGCGTGGGGGCAGGAGACACCATATGAGTCCCTGTCACAGCCGTCACTGCCACGGGAACAAGAGaccgtctgtgtgtatgagtgagtgcttcccaacacacacacacacacacacacacacacacacacacacacacactcactcactcacacacactcacactctcacacacacacacacacacacacacacacacacactcacactctcacacacacacacacacacacatacactcacactcacactctcacacacacactcacacactcactcacacacacacacacacacacacacacacacactcacactcacagcatCCACAAACCTGGCTGCCGATCAATGCTTTGTGCGGTGTCACTCCGTACCTACGAGACCATAATGGCAGGGCTCCTCCCACTGTGCCCTAAGTGATCAAAGCCCCTCCCATTGTGCCTCTTAGGAATCAGGGTCCCTTCCACTGAGAGCTTGGAAACCATAGCCCCTCCCATCAAACATGGCTCCTCCAATGATTTCTCTGAAGATAATAGACTCCTCCCATTGATTCCTGAGAGAAAATaacaccccttccccccacagCCCTGAAAGAGTGGCCTTCATTAAATGAATTTTCTTCACAAGAAAATATGTTTACCACCCACACTCTACAGTGGTGGAAAATGGTCAATAATatttaatgataatgataaatcATCACTGCTATTCAACTGGCATTATTCATAAAGTCTGggaaagtgtgtatgtgttgccTGTGCATAAAGATGAGGATAAAAGTGACCTTTACAACCATCAGCTAATTTCCAAATTGCCCTGCCAAGCTAAAATTTTAGAGTTTCTTGTTAATGCTCAGCTTAAATCATCTGTGCTTGGCTCCTATCAGTCTGGGTTCAAGGCTAAGCATAGCACCATCACTCCCACATGATATTGTGTCTGCCTTAGATAGGAAGCAACATTGTGCTGCACTTTTTGTTGACCTTTCTAAGGCCGTTGACACAGTAGACAATTCCCCTTTCCTCAATTATTGGTTTAGACTCTTCTCCATGCAATTGGTTCCATAATTTAGGAAAATCTCAGATTGTTAAAGTGGGTGATGCACagtctgtgtttttacatttgtcaAAAGGTGTTCCTCAAGGGTCAATACTGGGACCAGTCCTGTTTaccatttatatcaatgacatTACAGATGAATAACAATGTAAAACAGgatcattcattcaaacaaaaatgtacatggAATAACATTGTGTATATTCCTCAGACagatgtatgtgtctgtatgtaagCTTGTGTATGAATTTGTccgtgtgtctgcgcgtgcaTGATTATGTGCGTGGGTTGTACTCGTCTCTATATGTGGGCTCCATTTGTGTCCCTCCGTGTGTGCCGCActcgtatctgtgtgtgtgtgtcattctgACTGTGTAGGCAtggcattgcattgtgggaggcGAGCCATTGGAGACTTAATCAGCTGATGCTTATTAATGGGGCATAGCTGAGATCGCTCAGATTCCCCTCTGCCTCTATACTGACCCGCATGTCTATTGCTCTACTTCTCTGTGTGCAAGATCACGTCTTCCTCCAGACGGACCAATGAAAGAACACCAAGTACACGCACAACAGCCTGtaagcaacacccttgcaacaaAAGACATGTCCCCGTCCGAACTCACGGGCATACTCATGCGTAGCTTCCAgccacatatttattatttatgcagaTTTCTCTGTAGAACCTAGGAGATATGTTTGTACATGTTTTAATCACTGTAGGGACCCAGTGCTTTCCTCATCTGTGGGAAATCTGTGAGTGGAGATGTCAGGGTCTGGTTTCTCTGTCCTTTCCACTGTTGAGGACATGctgcccgcccccctctccctctccctctccgtacACAGCAGTCAGTACAGAGTGGAGGGTTTGTCTTGGGGAGAGAGTAGGACAATGGCACAGTATAGAACTCCAACAGTACAGCaacaaagcacagctgtgtattgTGTGCCAGGTATTGAGTCATGTATGACatagtcgggggg
This window encodes:
- the LOC118216939 gene encoding claudin-4-like, producing the protein MASTGLQLLGLVLALLGWVGGTLVCAAPLWRVTAFIGNNIVTAQIIWEGLWMSCIVQSTGQIQCKVYDSLLALPSDMQAARGLSMLSVLLSGLAFALGVLGVKCTKCLGRQHLKARISRVSGIIFVLAGFLYLVPVCWTAHSIIRDFYDPHVAAPHKRELGPALYLGWGASGLLLVGGALLYSGSSPPGAPSSPTFSGSSEDSPRRVPGGAGQVKGYV